The window GAAAGTTTTAATAATCTCTTGAGCCTCCTGGTAGCACTTCACGCCTTGAGCCTGTAAACCTAGACGCTCATAGACACTGACTAAATTCTGTAGTAGCTTAGCGATCGCCACTGTATCATCGAGAAATCGATCAATCCTAGCGGTGTAATTATAAGCTTGCAAAATCCCTAACGCTTGTAAGTGATACCACACAGCACGAGCAGGATGACCCATCTTGTAGTGAACAGCTGCAATGTAATCAATGGTTCTCGCTTCAGCACTCGGTAAATCACCCACCTCTCGCCGAATTTCCCAGACTTGCTGATACAGTTCCATCGCTTGTTGATCTTGGTTGAGACGGACGTAAGTTGTCGCAATACTCTCTAGAACCTTGGCTTCACTCTTGCGGTTACTGAGTTTTTGGTAATTTGTCAACGCTTGCTCAAAGAATGCCAATGCCTGACGATATCGCTTCATCTGCAAATAAATTTCCCCAATATTGTGCAGGGCAGTCCCTTCTCTATCAAGGGAATTTCCTAAGTCTTGAAATTCTTCTAGGGCTTGACGAGAACACGACAGTGCTTGCTCCAACTGACCTAAACTGTTGTAAACGGCTCCTAGATGATTGAGTAAAAGGGCGATACCTGCCTTGTTCCCAATATGCTTAAAAATCTCTAAAGCTCGTAAATAAACCTTCAGTGCCTTGTATTCTTGACCGGTTTGGCGATAAGCGGCTCCCAAGTAATTGAGAATCACACCAACGAGCACATGATTTTCTAGAGATTGAGCCAATTGCAAAGATTGTTTTAGGCAATTAATGCCCCAAGCGTGTTCTCCAAGTTTGCAGTGAATAATCCCGATGCGTTTGATGATGTTAACTTGGTTCGCCCGGTTATTTTTCCCTTGGGCGATGGTTAAAGCTTGTTGCAATGTCTTGAGGGTAGCTTGTAGCTGATTAGAATGATCCTGTCGCTCAATCGGTTGGGGAAGTCCTAGATTTTCTGGGCTTGAGCTTCCCTGACTCAGTAATTCTCTCGGAACGAGGGCATTTGTTGTGTGCGGCGCTGTGGGATGCCCAATGGTTGACTTTGTACCCAACGTTGATGGTAAACTCGATGCCCTGTCGTGGCTAACGGGATGCCTTTTGGCACTCTCCTCGTAGGAGCTTCGCTTTGAGTGATGATGTTGACCCCATTGAGAGCGATCGCTGTCCGATGAAGTGCGGTAGAATTCTTCACCCTGTTCATAGTGTTGTCCGAATTTCGTTTCAGCTTGATGATCAAGACAAGATTGCATGGTCAAAGTTCTCCCTCATTTTGGACTCAATTGGGTATACCTCTGACCTTTGAAAGGATATGCACTTGTAGTGGCAGTAGATCCCTGACAAAAGCCGATTTTTCTTCCCTAGTAGAATACTTATCTGCTTTTTATCAGCCATTTATGCAAGCTGTCGATTAATCTTGGGGATTAAAACTAAAGGGGGGTAAGGTCTGCTCGATCCCGGATGGTAAGCTGACAGTGACGATAAACTTCTCATCCCAAGTCCCCACAACACGGGTAAAGAAATAGGAATTACGCGGTTGTGAATCCAACATCCGTTCTACCAAAATGCCCGTTTGG of the Allocoleopsis franciscana PCC 7113 genome contains:
- a CDS encoding tetratricopeptide repeat protein is translated as MQSCLDHQAETKFGQHYEQGEEFYRTSSDSDRSQWGQHHHSKRSSYEESAKRHPVSHDRASSLPSTLGTKSTIGHPTAPHTTNALVPRELLSQGSSSPENLGLPQPIERQDHSNQLQATLKTLQQALTIAQGKNNRANQVNIIKRIGIIHCKLGEHAWGINCLKQSLQLAQSLENHVLVGVILNYLGAAYRQTGQEYKALKVYLRALEIFKHIGNKAGIALLLNHLGAVYNSLGQLEQALSCSRQALEEFQDLGNSLDREGTALHNIGEIYLQMKRYRQALAFFEQALTNYQKLSNRKSEAKVLESIATTYVRLNQDQQAMELYQQVWEIRREVGDLPSAEARTIDYIAAVHYKMGHPARAVWYHLQALGILQAYNYTARIDRFLDDTVAIAKLLQNLVSVYERLGLQAQGVKCYQEAQEIIKTFGENACEEAICNFFNQNH